The DNA window TTTTTAGTAGTGACCAAGGGACGCTAATGGGTGGTCATTTTCATCCCATAATGAGCTAAACAAGTTGTTGATCGTGCCTGTATCAACGTTGTCGACTCGACTATATCGCCATTTAGGCTGGTTATCTTTATCAATTAGGCGGGCTCTCACACCCTCACGGAACTCGCCAAGCAAACAGCTGCGAACAGACAAGCTGAGCTCAAGACGAAAACAATCTGCCAACGACAAATCACGATATCGTGTCAATTGGCGATGACAAACATGCGCTGTAATCGGGCTGCCCAAAGCATGATTGCTTTTGGCGATTTCTATCCATTTCGTCTCTCCAGACAACCCGAGAATATTTTCACTCACTTGAGTAACACTTTCTGCATTGCATGCTTGTTTTATTTCATCAATAAAAGGCAGCATTTGCGAATCAGGCTGGTGCCCATTGACTCTATTATTCAATTCATTGAGAAGTACGCTCACTTCTTGATACACATCTTCAATGTCTGACCAAAGCGCGTCTTTGAGACAAGAGAGTAAATCCGCTTTGTCATCAGCACGAACAATGTGATCGGCAAGCCCAATACCCAATGCGTCAGTGGCGTTGACCATAACCCCTGTCATACCAAGAAATAGTCCAATTCCGGGATCTAACTTATTCAAGAACCATGTGGCCCCAACATCTGGGTAAAGCCCGATACTAATCTCCGGCATAGCGAGGCGACTTTCTGGAGTAACCACCTTATGGCTAGCCCCCATAAAGAGTCCCATACCACCGCCCATCACAATACCCTGTCCCCAAGCAATGATGGGTTTGCAGTAAGTATGGATCAAGTAATCGCATTCATATTCAAGTTTGAAGAAAGAAGTGCAATAAGATGCGATCTCTTCGGTAGAACCGCGACTCATCTTATCGTGCATAGTACGAACATCACCACCAGCGCAAAAAGCTTTCTCTCCCTGCCCCTCAAGGAAAACACAAACTATGTTATCGTCTTCATGCCAGACCTCTAGCTGAGTTTTAAGCTGCATCAACATGTCATAGTTGAGAGCATTTAACGAAGGTGCATTATCAAGCGTTGCAACACCGATCTTTGCATTTCCTTCTTTACACTTTAGCTCTTCAAAACGAACCAATGCTGTCATACCTCCCCCTATCTATTTTTCCATTGAGGTGGACGCTTCTCCAAAAAGGCATTCACGCCTTCCGTCTGATCCTCTGTATCAAATAATTGGATAAACAATTCACGTTCTCTGACTAATCCATGAGCCAAGGGATTGGTTCTGGTATTTTGAATCAAAGATTTACAGGCTGTCACCGAGGATGGTGATTGATTAGCAACCATTTCTGCAAGACTTATTGCCGCATCTAGCGCATTGCCTTTACTGACAACTTCCTCGACCAATTTAATATTTAGAGCTTGCTCTGCTGTGACTTGCTCTCCGCACAAAATCATGCGTTTCGCCCAACCTTCACCCACCAAAGCTGTTAGGTTTTGTGTTCCCCCAGCACATGGAAGCAGGCCAACTTTCGCCTCTGGGAGCGCCATCACAGCTTGCTCTTCGGCGATACGAATATCACAAGCGAGTGCAACTTCTAATCCCCCTCCCATGGCATAACCGTTAATTGCAGCAATGGAGACGCCTCTAAAGCTCGATAAAGCTTCAAATGCCGCGCCAAAAAGGCGTGACATATCAACCGCTACTGCTTTATCACCACTGGCAAAAAGTTTTAAATCGGCTCCAGCAGAGAAAAACTTCTCCCCCTGCCCAGTTAAAACTAACGCATAAACGTCTTTATTATTGTTCAACGCTAAAACCAGCTGTTTAAGCTCTGTAAGGCTGTCCGCTGTCCAAGTGTTAGCTGGCGGATTATTCATGGTGACAATTGCCACATGATTTTGGATAGTGTGCTCAATGGCACCGCTCTCTGAAATATTCATTGTAATCTGTCCCTAAAATTAAAGTAGCTGAGAGCCTTCTGCTAGCACACGGCGAGCAATAATCAGACGCATGATTTCATTGGTTCCTTCGAGGATTTGATGAACTCGAACATCCCTAAAATGGCGTTCCATCGGATACTCTTTAATGTACCCGTACCCGCCGTAGAGCTGTAAAGCCTGATCGCAAATTTTAAATCCAACATCTGTCGCAAACCGTTTCGCCATCGCACAATATGCCGTAGCTTCCGAGTCCTTATTATCTAATTTGCTCGCCGCTAAACGCACCATTTGTCTCGCCGCAACCAACTCAGTGACCATGTCAGCCAATTTAAATTGCAAACCTTGAAAGTGAGCCAGCTCTTTACCAAACTGCTTTCTTTCTTTGACGTATTGCAAGGCCTCATTAAGTGCCTGCTGCGCTGTACCAATAGAACAAGTCGCGATGTTTATACGTCCGCCATCTAAGCCTTTCATCGCAATAGAGAACCCTTCCCCTTCTTCGCCTAAACGGAAGTGCTCTGGCACCACAACATTATCAAAGGTAATCGCGCGAGTAGGCTGACTGTTCCAGCCCATCTTAGGCTCTTTACGTCCATAACTTATTCCATCAGCATCTGCTGGAACAATAAACGCTGAAATGCCTTTTGCCGATTGGTCTCCTGTACGCGCCATCACGACAAGAACATCCGTATCGCCTGCGCCAGAAATAAAGGCTTTACCACCATTTATAACGTAAGTGTCAGCCTGTTTTTTTGCGCTTGTCGTCAGCGATGCAGCATCTGAACCCGCATTCGGCTCAGTTAAACAGTAGGATCCGAGCCATTCTCCAGAAATCAGGTTTGGACAAAAAGACTGTTTGGCCTCTTTAGAGGCAAAACTCGCAATCATCCAAGTCACCATATTATGAATGGTCATAAATGCCGTGGTTGACGTACAGCCCATGGCAAGTTGTTCAAAAATAATCGAAGAATCTAGCCGGCTTAATTGCAGTCCACCTTCATCTTCCGGTGTATACAAACTTAGAAAGCCCAATTCTCCAGCGGCTTTAATGACATCCTTTGGAAATACTTGTTTTTCATCCCACTCTGCTGCCATGGGAGCAAGTTGCCCCATGGCAAACTGCTGCGCCGTTTCGGCGAACGCGCGCTGGTCTTCATTTAATTCAAAATCCATTTCGCCTCCCGCTATCGCAACTGAATGGTTAGGTTTGGCCCAGTCGGGATATCGTCATCAAACCAACGTGAAGTAACCGTCTTGGTTTCGGTATAGAATCTAACGGCTTGCTTTCCGTATGCATGTAAATCGCCATAAAAACTGCCGCGCCAGCCTGTAAATGAGAAGAAAGGCAATGGAACTGGAATAGGGACATTAATTCCC is part of the Vibrio aquimaris genome and encodes:
- a CDS encoding enoyl-CoA hydratase/isomerase family protein, which produces MTALVRFEELKCKEGNAKIGVATLDNAPSLNALNYDMLMQLKTQLEVWHEDDNIVCVFLEGQGEKAFCAGGDVRTMHDKMSRGSTEEIASYCTSFFKLEYECDYLIHTYCKPIIAWGQGIVMGGGMGLFMGASHKVVTPESRLAMPEISIGLYPDVGATWFLNKLDPGIGLFLGMTGVMVNATDALGIGLADHIVRADDKADLLSCLKDALWSDIEDVYQEVSVLLNELNNRVNGHQPDSQMLPFIDEIKQACNAESVTQVSENILGLSGETKWIEIAKSNHALGSPITAHVCHRQLTRYRDLSLADCFRLELSLSVRSCLLGEFREGVRARLIDKDNQPKWRYSRVDNVDTGTINNLFSSLWDENDHPLASLGHY
- a CDS encoding enoyl-CoA hydratase, which translates into the protein MNISESGAIEHTIQNHVAIVTMNNPPANTWTADSLTELKQLVLALNNNKDVYALVLTGQGEKFFSAGADLKLFASGDKAVAVDMSRLFGAAFEALSSFRGVSIAAINGYAMGGGLEVALACDIRIAEEQAVMALPEAKVGLLPCAGGTQNLTALVGEGWAKRMILCGEQVTAEQALNIKLVEEVVSKGNALDAAISLAEMVANQSPSSVTACKSLIQNTRTNPLAHGLVRERELFIQLFDTEDQTEGVNAFLEKRPPQWKNR
- a CDS encoding acyl-CoA dehydrogenase family protein, yielding MDFELNEDQRAFAETAQQFAMGQLAPMAAEWDEKQVFPKDVIKAAGELGFLSLYTPEDEGGLQLSRLDSSIIFEQLAMGCTSTTAFMTIHNMVTWMIASFASKEAKQSFCPNLISGEWLGSYCLTEPNAGSDAASLTTSAKKQADTYVINGGKAFISGAGDTDVLVVMARTGDQSAKGISAFIVPADADGISYGRKEPKMGWNSQPTRAITFDNVVVPEHFRLGEEGEGFSIAMKGLDGGRINIATCSIGTAQQALNEALQYVKERKQFGKELAHFQGLQFKLADMVTELVAARQMVRLAASKLDNKDSEATAYCAMAKRFATDVGFKICDQALQLYGGYGYIKEYPMERHFRDVRVHQILEGTNEIMRLIIARRVLAEGSQLL